One genomic segment of Tiliqua scincoides isolate rTilSci1 chromosome 6, rTilSci1.hap2, whole genome shotgun sequence includes these proteins:
- the LOC136655993 gene encoding helicase POLQ-like: MEVAGVLEARAKQLYNSGYKTLAHLANANPEVLVKSIEHLSRGQARRIVSSAKMRLAEKAEALQEVVEELLKIPTDIPPNHSSL; the protein is encoded by the exons ATGGAGGTGGCAGGAGTCTTAGAG GCTCGAGCCAAGCAACTCTACAACTCAGGATATAAAACATTAGCACACTTGGCTAATGCAAATCCAGAAGTGCTGGTAAAATCTATTGAGCATTTGTCTAGAGGTCAGGCCAGACGAATTGTTTCCTCTGCAAAG ATGcgtttggctgaaaaggctgagGCTTTACAAGAAGTGGTTGAAGAATTACTGAAAATACCTACAGATATACCTCCTAATCATTCTTCTTTATGA